One Halalkalicoccus sp. NIPERK01 DNA window includes the following coding sequences:
- a CDS encoding heavy metal translocating P-type ATPase, which produces MSADGADARKPNETPATEGEHAKEHGRHAAGHDRGAHVDHSGHEAMFKTRFFVCLVLALPVLAYSPMLQEWLGFTIPTVPGGAFVAPVFGVIVFAYGGIPFLRMGAVEARNREPGMMLLISLAISVAFVYSVAAVAFGIGEPFFWELVTLIVVFLLGHWIEMRSVRRASGALDELAELLPDTAERVTGTGEIEDVSIDGLAEGDLVLVRPGANVPADGVVEGGESNVVEAMITGESRPVEKGPGDEVIGGTTNRDGSLRVRVSATGDETMLSGIVRLVEEAQESRSRTQVLADRAAGWLFYAALGVAAITAVAWTVAVGFGLAVVERVVTVLVIACPHALGLAVPLVVAINTSMAARNGILVRDRIAMEEARNLDIVVFDKTGTLTRGEQGVVDVATVEDWSEDGLLALMAAAEGDSEHMIAAAIREEADRRALSVPAVRGFEALEGRGVRATVEVEAVTIPENGGGIGDGETIHVGGPNLLRHLDVELPERLAAFAEEVGSRGQGVVYLIRDGQAAGAVALADVVREESRQAIEALHGMGVEVAMLTGDTEDVARAVAADLGIDTYFAEVLPEDKDEKIVELQERGDLVAMVGDGVNDAPALTRADVGIAIGSGTDVAVESAEVVLVENDPRDVATLVRLSAKSYRKMQENIVWAAGYNVFALPLAAGILAPVGILLSPAVGAVLMSASTVIVAVNAQLLRRAEIGI; this is translated from the coding sequence ATGTCGGCGGACGGGGCGGACGCGAGGAAACCGAACGAAACGCCGGCCACGGAAGGCGAACACGCGAAGGAACACGGACGACACGCCGCCGGCCACGACCGCGGAGCGCACGTCGATCACTCGGGCCACGAGGCGATGTTCAAGACGCGCTTTTTCGTCTGTCTCGTCCTCGCACTCCCCGTCCTCGCCTACAGTCCGATGCTACAGGAGTGGCTCGGATTCACGATACCGACCGTTCCCGGCGGCGCGTTCGTCGCCCCCGTCTTCGGCGTGATCGTCTTCGCCTACGGCGGAATCCCGTTCCTCCGCATGGGGGCCGTCGAGGCGCGAAACCGCGAGCCCGGGATGATGCTCCTGATCTCGCTCGCCATCTCGGTCGCGTTCGTCTACAGCGTCGCCGCCGTCGCGTTCGGGATCGGCGAGCCGTTCTTCTGGGAGCTCGTGACGCTGATCGTCGTCTTCTTGCTCGGCCACTGGATCGAGATGCGATCGGTCAGGCGGGCCTCGGGCGCGCTCGACGAACTCGCCGAACTGCTGCCCGATACCGCAGAGCGCGTCACCGGGACGGGCGAAATCGAGGACGTGTCGATCGACGGCCTCGCGGAGGGCGACCTCGTGCTCGTCCGCCCCGGCGCGAACGTCCCCGCCGACGGCGTCGTCGAAGGGGGCGAGTCGAACGTCGTCGAGGCGATGATCACCGGCGAATCCAGGCCGGTCGAGAAGGGGCCCGGCGACGAGGTGATCGGCGGGACGACCAACCGGGACGGAAGCCTTCGAGTCCGCGTGAGCGCGACCGGCGACGAGACGATGCTCTCCGGAATCGTGCGACTCGTCGAGGAGGCCCAGGAGAGCCGGTCCCGGACGCAGGTGCTCGCGGATCGGGCCGCCGGCTGGCTCTTCTATGCGGCACTCGGCGTGGCGGCGATCACCGCCGTCGCGTGGACCGTCGCGGTCGGCTTCGGACTCGCGGTGGTCGAACGCGTCGTGACGGTGCTGGTGATCGCCTGTCCGCACGCGCTCGGACTCGCCGTCCCCCTCGTGGTGGCGATCAACACGTCGATGGCGGCACGAAACGGAATCCTCGTGCGCGACCGGATCGCCATGGAGGAGGCGCGCAACCTCGACATCGTCGTCTTCGACAAGACCGGCACGCTCACGAGGGGCGAGCAGGGCGTCGTCGACGTGGCCACAGTCGAGGACTGGAGCGAGGACGGACTGTTGGCGCTGATGGCCGCCGCCGAGGGCGACTCCGAGCACATGATCGCGGCGGCCATCCGCGAGGAGGCCGACAGACGGGCGCTGTCCGTCCCCGCGGTCCGTGGGTTCGAGGCCCTCGAGGGTCGGGGCGTGCGCGCGACGGTCGAAGTCGAGGCCGTCACGATACCCGAGAACGGCGGGGGAATCGGAGACGGTGAGACGATCCACGTCGGCGGCCCGAACCTGCTTCGCCACCTCGACGTCGAACTCCCCGAACGCCTCGCGGCGTTCGCCGAGGAGGTCGGCTCGCGCGGACAGGGCGTCGTCTACCTGATTCGGGACGGCCAGGCCGCCGGGGCGGTCGCGCTCGCGGACGTCGTTCGCGAGGAGAGCCGGCAGGCGATCGAGGCGCTCCACGGGATGGGTGTCGAGGTCGCGATGCTGACCGGCGACACCGAGGACGTCGCGCGCGCCGTGGCCGCCGATCTGGGCATCGACACCTACTTCGCGGAGGTGCTGCCCGAGGACAAGGACGAGAAGATCGTCGAGCTACAGGAGCGGGGCGACCTCGTCGCGATGGTCGGCGACGGGGTGAACGACGCCCCGGCGCTGACCCGCGCGGACGTGGGCATCGCCATCGGCTCCGGGACGGACGTCGCCGTCGAGTCGGCCGAGGTCGTCCTCGTCGAGAACGACCCGCGGGACGTGGCGACCCTCGTTCGACTGAGCGCGAAGAGCTACCGGAAGATGCAGGAGAACATCGTCTGGGCGGCGGGGTACAACGTCTTCGCGCTGCCGCTCGCGGCCGGCATCCTCGCGCCGGTCGGGATCCTGCTCTCGCCCGCGGTCGGCGCCGTGTTGATGTCCGCGAGCACGGTCATCGTCGCGGTCAACGCCCAACTGCTCCGCCGGGCGGAGATCGGAATCTGA
- a CDS encoding YkgJ family cysteine cluster protein, with protein sequence MSTRVEVHPGREAVVEFDPDLTFECVDECTWCCQHGVLLYERDFEGLASYADLADSTTSFRGEEFVRRERKDRTDHVDEDGAACYFLREDGLCALHAEHDWKPTRCSVFPLAVERRDGDIHVDVRESAHDHCEGLDVSDRRVIDNLDAFLPELLWDLPDPDTHREL encoded by the coding sequence GTGAGCACGCGCGTCGAGGTCCACCCCGGTCGCGAGGCGGTCGTCGAGTTCGACCCCGACCTCACCTTCGAGTGCGTCGACGAGTGTACGTGGTGCTGTCAGCACGGCGTGTTGCTCTACGAACGCGACTTCGAGGGGCTCGCGAGCTACGCCGACCTCGCCGACTCGACCACCTCGTTTCGCGGCGAGGAGTTCGTCCGCCGCGAACGGAAGGACCGGACCGACCACGTCGACGAGGACGGCGCGGCCTGTTACTTCCTCCGGGAGGACGGGCTGTGTGCGCTGCACGCCGAACACGACTGGAAGCCCACCCGGTGTTCGGTCTTCCCGCTCGCCGTCGAGCGACGCGACGGTGACATCCACGTCGACGTCCGGGAGAGCGCCCACGACCACTGCGAGGGCCTCGACGTGAGCGACAGGCGCGTGATCGACAACCTCGACGCCTTCCTCCCTGAACTGCTCTGGGACCTCCCCGATCCGGATACGCACCGTGAACTATAG
- a CDS encoding transcription factor S, translating into MQFCPECGSMMKAEGERWVCGSCGAAVPRDREAESEFVSTEEQSGDELIETEEGAEFEGKPTARDVTCEECGASEAWYTIKQTGSADEPPTRFFKCKECGYRWREYN; encoded by the coding sequence ATGCAGTTCTGTCCCGAATGCGGGTCGATGATGAAGGCCGAGGGCGAACGGTGGGTCTGCGGGTCGTGTGGCGCGGCGGTCCCGCGGGACCGCGAGGCCGAATCCGAGTTCGTCTCGACCGAGGAGCAGAGCGGTGACGAACTGATCGAGACCGAGGAGGGCGCGGAGTTCGAGGGCAAACCCACCGCGCGCGACGTCACCTGCGAGGAGTGCGGCGCGAGCGAGGCGTGGTACACGATCAAACAGACCGGCAGCGCCGACGAACCCCCGACGCGATTCTTCAAGTGCAAGGAGTGCGGCTATCGCTGGCGCGAGTACAACTGA
- a CDS encoding NAD(P)/FAD-dependent oxidoreductase — MELGEQSVVVIGSGFGGLSTACYLADTGADVHVVEKNGGLGGRASRLEAEGFRFDMGPSWYLMPDVFERFFGDFGRSPEDYYTTERLDPHYRIFFKDNEGPRPSGRASGIEPRANGDRVDISSDVEETKETFEAYESGAGEALEEYLEKSELNYEVGMEHFVYEDRPRFRDWIDPDVLRNARGLSLVGSMQDHVEEYFEHPQLQQVMQYTLVFLGGSPNNTPALYNLMSHVDFNLGVHYPEGGLGGVVDGIVDLGSELGVTYHTDQPVEAIEGRAGGFKVEARDTFLPDLVVSDADYAHTELDLLPPEKRQYSEAYWESRTYAPSAFLLYLGVEGDLEGLAHHTLVLPTDWESHFETIFDDPEWPADPAYYLCAPSKTDDSVAPEGHSNLFTLVPVAPGLDDRPVIRESYRDLVLRDIAENTGVDLRDRIVFEEVFTIDDFADRYNSVRGTALGLAHTLDQTAVFRPPHRSKKVPGLYFTGSYTTPGIGVPMCLISGRLTAEAVAEDYPDQ, encoded by the coding sequence ATGGAGCTGGGCGAGCAGTCGGTCGTCGTGATCGGGAGCGGGTTCGGCGGGCTTTCGACGGCGTGCTATCTGGCCGACACCGGGGCCGACGTACACGTGGTCGAGAAGAACGGGGGCCTCGGCGGGCGAGCGTCCCGATTGGAGGCCGAGGGTTTTCGCTTCGACATGGGGCCGTCGTGGTACCTGATGCCCGACGTCTTCGAGCGCTTCTTCGGCGACTTCGGGCGCTCGCCCGAGGACTACTACACGACCGAACGGCTCGATCCCCACTATCGGATCTTCTTCAAGGACAACGAGGGACCACGCCCCTCGGGCCGTGCGAGCGGCATCGAGCCGCGAGCGAACGGTGATCGGGTGGATATCTCCTCGGACGTCGAGGAGACCAAGGAGACCTTCGAGGCCTACGAGTCGGGCGCGGGCGAGGCTCTCGAGGAGTACCTCGAGAAGAGCGAACTCAACTACGAGGTGGGGATGGAGCACTTCGTCTACGAGGACCGCCCCCGTTTTCGCGACTGGATCGACCCCGACGTGCTGCGGAACGCCCGCGGGCTCTCGCTCGTCGGCTCGATGCAGGACCACGTCGAGGAGTACTTCGAGCACCCGCAGCTCCAGCAGGTCATGCAGTACACCCTCGTGTTTCTGGGCGGGTCGCCCAACAACACGCCCGCGCTCTACAACCTGATGAGCCACGTCGACTTCAACCTCGGCGTCCACTACCCCGAAGGGGGGTTGGGCGGCGTCGTCGACGGGATCGTCGATCTGGGTAGCGAACTCGGCGTGACCTACCACACCGACCAGCCGGTGGAAGCGATCGAGGGCCGCGCGGGCGGGTTCAAGGTCGAGGCCCGCGACACCTTCCTCCCCGATCTCGTCGTTTCGGACGCCGACTACGCCCACACCGAACTCGACCTCCTGCCCCCGGAAAAACGCCAGTATAGCGAGGCCTACTGGGAGTCACGGACCTACGCGCCCTCGGCGTTCCTGCTCTACCTCGGCGTCGAGGGCGACCTCGAGGGGCTGGCCCACCACACGCTCGTCCTCCCGACCGACTGGGAGTCCCATTTCGAAACGATCTTCGACGACCCGGAGTGGCCCGCCGATCCCGCCTACTACCTCTGTGCCCCCTCGAAGACCGACGACTCGGTCGCCCCCGAGGGTCACTCGAACCTCTTCACGCTCGTGCCGGTCGCCCCCGGCCTCGACGACCGGCCGGTGATCCGCGAGAGCTACCGCGACCTCGTGCTCCGGGACATCGCCGAGAACACCGGCGTCGATCTGAGGGATAGAATCGTCTTCGAGGAGGTCTTCACGATCGACGACTTCGCGGATCGTTACAACAGCGTCCGGGGGACGGCGCTCGGACTCGCCCACACCCTCGATCAGACCGCCGTGTTCCGCCCGCCACACCGCTCGAAGAAGGTTCCGGGACTCTACTTCACCGGCTCCTACACCACCCCCGGAATCGGCGTTCCCATGTGTCTGATCAGCGGCCGACTCACCGCCGAGGCGGTCGCCGAGGACTACCCGGACCAGTGA
- a CDS encoding SHOCT domain-containing protein — MPTTDSLVRAVVLVAIVVLLAPLLMMLFMMPLVGFGHMGWAGTAGTGWPWLLGWASVLLIVLVGGYLLYGALGGSDERESDAAIAELRTAYARGEMSTEEFEERRELLQRTE, encoded by the coding sequence ATGCCGACCACAGACTCCCTCGTCCGGGCGGTGGTGCTCGTCGCCATCGTCGTCCTGCTCGCCCCGCTGTTGATGATGCTGTTCATGATGCCGCTGGTCGGGTTCGGCCACATGGGCTGGGCGGGCACGGCGGGTACGGGCTGGCCGTGGCTCCTCGGGTGGGCGAGCGTCCTCCTGATCGTCCTCGTCGGCGGCTACCTGCTCTACGGGGCGCTCGGTGGCTCCGACGAGCGGGAGTCCGACGCCGCGATAGCGGAGCTCCGGACCGCCTACGCGCGCGGTGAGATGTCGACCGAGGAGTTCGAGGAACGACGCGAACTCCTACAGCGCACGGAGTGA
- a CDS encoding GntP family permease, producing MVLENPMVSFAIGVAAVVLLLVWLKLPAFVGLILAAMAIGVATPAVPFADVPAEIAQSFGDVMVSIGIPILMAAIIGKTLMDSGAADRIVRAFLSVTGEGRSEYALLGSSYVLSIPVFFDNVFYLLAPLGRSMKARTGIKFSLYVSVLAAGALATHMLVPPTPGPLAMAAELNVDLGLAIVVGSIVALPASILGGVVYGRFLHGREDFPLREAMGSSPEDLRERTERPTSALPGLLESSLPIVVPVVLIASNTVAGVLAEEGAIAAGGPIDALTSFLGDPNFALTAAALLSAFTFFRMEMAGDKERFGNELTEAIKSGGNIIAITAAGGTFGAMLAAAGVGEYIAGGLQELGLGLLVAGWLIAAVIRVAQGSGTVAILTGAAIMAPLAGGFAANPVYLMMAVGFGGMIAPWYNDSGFWIISEVAGLTQMETFKTYSAVATVMSVSGLLIVLVLSALVPL from the coding sequence ATGGTACTCGAGAACCCGATGGTCTCCTTCGCCATCGGCGTGGCGGCGGTCGTACTGTTGCTCGTCTGGTTGAAACTCCCCGCGTTCGTGGGGCTGATCCTCGCGGCGATGGCGATCGGGGTCGCCACCCCGGCGGTGCCGTTCGCCGACGTGCCCGCCGAGATCGCCCAGTCGTTCGGCGACGTGATGGTCTCGATCGGGATCCCGATCCTGATGGCCGCGATCATCGGCAAGACGCTGATGGACAGCGGGGCCGCCGACCGGATCGTCCGGGCCTTTCTCTCCGTGACCGGCGAGGGAAGGTCCGAGTACGCCCTGCTGGGATCGAGTTACGTCCTCTCCATACCCGTGTTCTTCGACAACGTCTTCTACCTGCTCGCGCCGCTGGGGCGCTCGATGAAGGCCCGGACGGGGATCAAGTTCTCGCTGTACGTCTCGGTGCTCGCGGCGGGGGCGCTCGCGACACACATGCTCGTCCCGCCGACGCCCGGCCCGCTGGCGATGGCCGCCGAACTGAACGTGGATCTCGGGCTGGCGATCGTCGTCGGCTCGATCGTCGCGCTGCCGGCCTCGATTCTCGGCGGCGTGGTCTACGGCCGCTTTCTCCACGGTCGCGAGGACTTCCCGCTCCGGGAGGCGATGGGCTCCTCGCCCGAGGACCTCCGCGAGCGGACCGAGCGCCCGACCAGCGCGCTGCCCGGCCTCCTCGAGTCGTCGCTGCCGATCGTCGTTCCCGTCGTGCTGATCGCCTCGAACACGGTCGCGGGCGTGCTCGCGGAGGAGGGCGCGATCGCGGCGGGCGGCCCGATCGACGCCCTCACCTCCTTTCTCGGCGACCCGAACTTCGCGCTGACGGCCGCCGCGTTGCTCTCGGCGTTCACCTTCTTCCGCATGGAGATGGCCGGCGACAAGGAACGCTTCGGGAACGAGTTGACCGAGGCGATCAAGAGCGGCGGCAACATCATAGCCATCACGGCGGCGGGCGGCACCTTCGGGGCGATGCTCGCGGCGGCGGGCGTCGGCGAGTACATCGCCGGGGGCCTGCAGGAACTCGGCCTCGGACTGCTGGTCGCGGGGTGGCTGATCGCCGCGGTCATCCGGGTCGCACAGGGCTCGGGCACGGTCGCGATCCTGACCGGCGCGGCGATCATGGCCCCGCTCGCGGGCGGGTTCGCCGCCAACCCGGTCTACCTGATGATGGCCGTCGGCTTCGGCGGCATGATCGCGCCGTGGTACAACGACAGCGGCTTCTGGATCATCAGCGAGGTCGCCGGCCTCACCCAGATGGAGACGTTCAAGACCTACTCGGCGGTCGCGACGGTGATGTCCGTCTCGGGACTGCTGATCGTCCTCGTCCTCTCGGCGCTCGTCCCGCTCTAA
- the ppc gene encoding phosphoenolpyruvate carboxylase encodes MDDELHNRTVNQDVRELGALVGDTIREQASRDDFETVETLRTASIAYRDGEADSREGLHQILDRLRPDRESIVARGFTTYFELINLAEERERVRAIRRASQERSLGDSLEVAAEVLAEEDERTARQVLEDVLIEPTFTAHPTEARRKTVKSKLRSVALDLETLDERTLTDKERSHVDRTIESEVVSLWQTPQVRYRRPEPTDEAINVQWYLENTIFDVVGEVYDEFEAALEDVDHDIDVPKLFEFRSWAGSDRDGNPYVTPEVTAETLDRQRRVVLERYRDALKRLSGVLSQDGSRIDAGESFEKSLTADRERLPGVAREAEERYPREPYRQKLKLMRERIDRIDDVRPGGYEDATEFRADLDVLAESAEENGGESVVSAHVDPLRRQVDTFGFSLASLDLRDHQENHTEAVAEALALEGIDYRDLSEDERIETLTEAVLQDERVIDPEALYRDEDVEISETARTVLELFARLADWQAEYGDDAIDTYAISMTEEPSHVLEVLFLAEQAGVIALPDHSGLDIVPLLETEYALSGARRIMGTLFENEAYSRALAARGDTQEIMLGYSDSNKENGFLAANWSLYDNQRRLAAITDDFDVTMRLFHGRGGSISRGGGPMNEALLALPNESVSGQVKFTEQGEAIAEKYANPRIAERNIEQMVNAQVRARQRSLHEPEEEVDEEWAAAMETMADAAREEYRDLLESEGFVRYFEQATPITVIEELNLGSRPASRSGERTVEDLRAIPWVFSWTQSRCIIPGWYALASGIDAYLDGASGDAASEGGDMETLQEMYEEWPFFRTTLDNAALALARTEMEIAAEYAGLAESSLRETFFPRIEDEYERASELVTAIAGRDALVRRDWLEESLRRRNPYVDPLNLLQTHLLGQTHRTDAEERTLRLTVKGIAAGMKNTG; translated from the coding sequence ATGGACGACGAGTTGCACAACCGGACCGTCAACCAGGACGTCCGGGAACTCGGCGCGCTCGTGGGGGATACGATCCGCGAACAGGCCTCACGGGACGACTTCGAGACCGTCGAGACCCTCAGGACCGCCTCGATCGCCTATCGCGACGGGGAGGCCGACTCGCGAGAAGGCCTCCACCAGATACTCGACCGCCTCCGGCCCGACCGCGAGAGCATCGTCGCGCGCGGGTTCACCACCTACTTCGAACTGATCAACCTCGCGGAGGAGCGAGAACGGGTGCGCGCGATCCGCCGCGCCTCCCAGGAGCGATCGCTCGGGGACAGCCTCGAGGTCGCCGCCGAGGTGCTCGCCGAGGAGGACGAGCGGACGGCGAGGCAGGTCCTCGAGGACGTCCTCATCGAACCCACCTTCACGGCCCACCCGACGGAGGCCCGCCGGAAGACCGTCAAGTCGAAGCTCCGGTCGGTCGCGCTCGACCTCGAGACCCTCGACGAGCGCACCCTCACCGACAAGGAGCGGAGCCACGTCGACCGGACCATCGAGAGCGAGGTCGTCAGCCTCTGGCAGACCCCCCAGGTACGGTACCGCCGGCCCGAACCGACCGACGAGGCGATCAACGTCCAGTGGTACCTCGAGAACACCATCTTCGACGTGGTCGGCGAGGTCTACGACGAGTTCGAGGCGGCCCTCGAGGACGTCGACCACGACATCGACGTTCCCAAACTGTTCGAGTTCCGCTCGTGGGCCGGCAGCGACCGCGACGGCAACCCCTACGTCACCCCCGAGGTGACCGCCGAGACCCTCGATCGCCAGCGACGGGTCGTCCTCGAACGCTACCGGGACGCGCTCAAACGCCTCTCCGGGGTGTTGAGCCAGGACGGGAGCCGGATCGACGCCGGCGAGAGCTTCGAGAAGTCGCTGACGGCCGACCGCGAGCGCCTCCCGGGGGTCGCCCGCGAGGCCGAGGAGCGCTACCCGCGCGAGCCCTACCGCCAGAAGCTGAAGCTGATGCGCGAGCGCATCGACCGGATCGACGACGTCCGCCCCGGCGGCTACGAGGACGCGACGGAGTTCCGCGCCGATCTGGACGTCCTCGCCGAGAGCGCCGAGGAAAACGGCGGCGAGAGCGTCGTTTCGGCCCACGTCGATCCCCTCCGTAGGCAGGTCGACACGTTCGGCTTCTCGCTGGCGAGTCTCGACCTGCGCGACCACCAGGAGAACCACACCGAGGCCGTCGCGGAGGCGCTCGCGCTCGAGGGGATCGATTATCGGGATCTCTCCGAGGACGAACGGATCGAGACGCTCACCGAGGCCGTCCTCCAGGACGAACGGGTGATCGACCCCGAAGCGCTCTATCGCGACGAGGACGTCGAGATCTCCGAGACCGCCCGCACGGTACTGGAGCTGTTCGCCCGGTTGGCCGACTGGCAGGCCGAGTACGGCGACGACGCCATCGACACCTACGCCATCTCGATGACCGAGGAGCCGAGTCACGTCCTCGAGGTGCTCTTCCTGGCCGAGCAGGCGGGCGTGATCGCGCTGCCCGACCACTCCGGACTGGACATCGTCCCCCTGCTCGAGACCGAGTACGCGCTCTCGGGCGCGCGCCGGATCATGGGGACGCTCTTCGAGAACGAGGCCTACAGCCGGGCGCTCGCGGCGCGCGGGGACACACAGGAGATCATGCTCGGGTACTCCGACTCGAACAAGGAGAACGGCTTCCTGGCGGCGAACTGGTCGCTGTACGACAACCAGCGCCGCCTCGCGGCGATCACCGACGACTTCGACGTGACGATGCGGCTGTTTCACGGCCGCGGGGGATCGATCTCCAGAGGGGGTGGCCCGATGAACGAGGCGCTGCTCGCGCTGCCCAACGAGTCGGTCTCGGGGCAGGTGAAGTTCACCGAACAGGGCGAGGCCATCGCCGAGAAGTACGCCAACCCCCGGATCGCGGAGCGAAACATCGAGCAGATGGTCAACGCACAGGTGCGCGCGCGCCAGCGCTCGCTGCACGAACCCGAGGAGGAGGTCGACGAGGAGTGGGCCGCGGCGATGGAGACGATGGCCGACGCCGCCCGCGAGGAGTACCGCGACCTGCTCGAGAGCGAGGGGTTCGTCCGCTACTTCGAGCAGGCAACCCCAATCACCGTGATCGAGGAACTCAACCTCGGCTCCCGGCCCGCCTCCCGGAGCGGCGAGCGCACAGTTGAAGACCTCCGGGCGATCCCGTGGGTGTTCTCGTGGACCCAGTCCCGGTGTATCATCCCCGGCTGGTACGCGCTGGCCTCGGGGATCGACGCCTACCTGGACGGCGCGAGCGGCGACGCCGCGAGCGAAGGCGGTGACATGGAGACCCTCCAGGAGATGTACGAGGAGTGGCCCTTCTTCCGAACCACGCTGGACAACGCCGCGCTGGCGCTCGCCCGGACGGAGATGGAGATCGCCGCCGAGTACGCCGGACTGGCCGAGTCCTCGCTGCGCGAGACGTTCTTCCCCCGGATCGAGGACGAGTACGAACGCGCCTCGGAACTGGTGACCGCGATCGCGGGTCGCGACGCGCTGGTCCGCCGTGACTGGCTCGAGGAGAGCCTCCGGCGGCGCAACCCCTACGTCGACCCGCTGAACCTGCTGCAGACCCACCTGCTTGGCCAGACCCACCGCACCGACGCCGAGGAACGCACCCTCCGGCTCACCGTCAAGGGGATCGCCGCCGGCATGAAGAACACCGGCTAG
- a CDS encoding C2H2-type zinc finger protein: MGNDHTEGDEKDQGDELGEPREPDEVEEEDEFRCLICDETFDTQQELEEHGEEEHEGEEDYSKQP; encoded by the coding sequence ATGGGAAATGATCACACGGAGGGGGACGAGAAAGACCAGGGCGACGAGCTAGGGGAACCGAGGGAACCGGACGAAGTGGAGGAGGAAGACGAGTTCCGCTGTCTAATCTGTGACGAGACCTTCGACACGCAACAGGAACTGGAGGAACACGGCGAGGAGGAACACGAGGGCGAGGAGGACTACAGCAAACAACCGTAA
- a CDS encoding beta-ribofuranosylaminobenzene 5'-phosphate synthase family protein, giving the protein MTVRVTTGGRLHFGFQNLSLAHERLYGSLGLAVERPRLVVDCERAEGVRAEHPDAERLARRVVDLLDVPGARVSVRETLPPHAGLGSGTQFALAVLSGIARAYDREPRVRERAPPLGRGGRSGVGIATFREGGFVLDAGHPATRFTAERPRDGTWEVPPVLARHPVPDHWRFLLVVPDIGPGKSGSEEDADMRAVVERASPGIADEITAICARRVLPAVVEGDLATFGSGVAEVGRLNGAWYADAQGGVYRPPIGEVVRELESDPAIAGAGQSSWGPVVYGATDRDRAEAAREAGRRALSRVDVDGEVHVVAGRNEGARID; this is encoded by the coding sequence ATGACGGTCCGAGTGACCACCGGCGGCCGACTCCACTTCGGGTTCCAGAACCTCTCGCTCGCCCACGAGCGTCTCTACGGGAGTCTGGGGCTCGCAGTCGAGCGGCCGCGGCTGGTCGTCGACTGCGAGCGCGCCGAGGGCGTCCGGGCCGAACACCCGGACGCCGAACGCCTCGCCCGCCGCGTCGTCGACCTCCTCGACGTGCCCGGCGCGCGCGTCTCGGTCCGCGAGACCCTCCCCCCGCACGCCGGCCTCGGAAGCGGCACCCAGTTCGCGCTAGCGGTCCTCTCGGGGATCGCCCGCGCCTACGACCGCGAGCCGCGAGTCCGCGAGCGCGCCCCGCCCTTGGGGCGGGGCGGGCGAAGCGGCGTCGGGATCGCCACCTTTCGGGAAGGGGGGTTCGTCCTCGACGCGGGCCATCCCGCGACGCGCTTTACCGCCGAACGCCCCCGCGACGGAACCTGGGAGGTGCCGCCGGTACTCGCGCGCCACCCGGTTCCGGACCACTGGCGGTTCCTCCTCGTCGTCCCCGACATCGGTCCCGGAAAGAGCGGTTCCGAGGAGGACGCGGACATGCGGGCGGTCGTCGAGCGCGCGAGCCCCGGCATCGCCGACGAGATCACGGCGATCTGCGCCCGGCGGGTGTTGCCGGCGGTCGTCGAGGGCGACCTCGCTACCTTCGGATCGGGCGTCGCGGAGGTCGGCAGGCTCAACGGCGCGTGGTACGCCGACGCACAGGGCGGCGTGTACCGCCCGCCCATCGGCGAGGTCGTCCGCGAACTCGAATCCGACCCCGCGATAGCGGGCGCGGGCCAGTCCTCGTGGGGGCCGGTCGTCTACGGCGCCACCGACCGCGACCGCGCCGAGGCCGCCCGCGAGGCCGGACGGCGGGCGCTCTCGCGGGTCGACGTCGATGGCGAGGTTCACGTCGTCGCCGGTCGCAACGAGGGCGCTCGAATCGACTGA